In Sulfitobacter sp. M39, the following proteins share a genomic window:
- a CDS encoding ABC transporter ATP-binding protein translates to MLDATPTPDAQVETLLEVNNIEVIYNSVILVLKGVSLKVPKGGITALLGGNGAGKTTTLKAISNLLHSERGEVTKGSIKYRNDPVHKLDPAEMVKRGVVQVMEGRHCFEHLTIEENLLTGAYTRSDGKASIARDLEMVYDYFPRLRERRKSQAGYTSGGEQQMCAIGRALMSRPETILLDEPSMGLAPQLVEQIFEIVKSVNENEGVTFLLAEQNTNVALRFAHYGYILESGRVVMDGPAADLRENQDVKEFYLGMSDEGRKSFRDVRSYRRRKRWLS, encoded by the coding sequence ATGCTGGATGCCACCCCAACGCCCGACGCGCAGGTCGAGACCCTTCTTGAGGTCAATAATATCGAGGTGATCTATAACTCGGTCATTCTGGTGCTGAAGGGCGTGAGCCTGAAGGTGCCCAAGGGCGGTATCACGGCCCTGTTGGGCGGCAATGGCGCGGGCAAGACCACGACGCTCAAGGCGATTTCCAACCTGCTGCATTCCGAACGGGGCGAGGTCACCAAAGGGTCGATCAAATACCGCAATGATCCGGTGCACAAGCTCGACCCCGCAGAGATGGTGAAACGTGGTGTCGTGCAGGTGATGGAGGGACGGCATTGCTTTGAACACCTGACCATTGAAGAGAACCTTTTGACCGGTGCCTATACCCGCAGCGACGGCAAGGCGTCGATCGCCCGTGATCTGGAAATGGTGTACGACTATTTCCCACGGCTGCGCGAACGGCGAAAATCACAGGCGGGCTATACCTCGGGCGGGGAACAGCAGATGTGCGCCATTGGTCGCGCCCTGATGTCGCGCCCTGAAACGATCCTGCTGGACGAGCCATCGATGGGTCTTGCGCCGCAGTTGGTTGAGCAGATTTTCGAGATCGTTAAATCGGTGAATGAAAACGAAGGCGTGACCTTCTTGCTGGCCGAACAGAACACCAACGTCGCCCTGCGCTTTGCGCATTACGGCTATATTCTGGAATCCGGTCGCGTCGTGATGGATGGCCCTGCCGCCGACCTGCGCGAGAACCAGGACGTTAAGGAATTCTACCTCGGCATGTCGGACGAGGGGCGCAAATCCTTCCGCGATGTCCGCAGCTACAGACGCCGCAAACGCTGGCTCAGCTGA
- a CDS encoding phenylacetate--CoA ligase family protein, with protein MAQTSYFDSLETRSPETRAADLARSLPAQIARAQALPGYAGSLDGVAPDTITNVEALAALPVLRKSEIGKQQAQSAPFGGFTTKPAHAFTHIFQSPGPIYEPSSDAPDWWRMGRFLHAVGIGEGDIIQNCFGYHLTPAGMIFESGARAVGAAVLPAGTGQTELQVIAARDIGTTAYAGTPDYLKIILEKADEMGVTLGITKAAVGGGALFPSLRDYYAERGITCLQSYATADLGNIAYESPAAEGMIVDEQVIVEIVTPGTGTPVAPGEVGEVVVTTLNPDYPLIRFATGDLSAVLPGESPCGRTNMRIKGWMGRADQTTKIKGMFVRPEQVAALVAHHPEVTKARVVASRANEQDVMTVHLETTGDDADSYGASVAALLKLKGKVVLAAPGSLPNDGLVIEDQRSYD; from the coding sequence ATGGCACAGACGTCCTATTTTGACAGCCTAGAGACCCGCAGCCCCGAGACACGGGCGGCTGATCTTGCCCGGTCCTTGCCCGCGCAGATCGCACGGGCGCAGGCGTTGCCGGGCTATGCCGGTTCGTTGGACGGGGTCGCGCCAGACACGATCACCAATGTCGAGGCGCTGGCCGCGCTGCCGGTTCTGCGCAAATCCGAGATCGGGAAGCAGCAGGCGCAGTCGGCCCCCTTTGGCGGTTTCACCACCAAACCCGCCCATGCGTTTACCCATATCTTCCAGTCTCCCGGCCCGATCTACGAACCCTCGTCCGACGCGCCGGACTGGTGGCGTATGGGGCGGTTCCTGCATGCGGTGGGGATCGGCGAGGGCGACATCATCCAGAACTGTTTTGGCTATCACCTGACACCTGCGGGCATGATCTTTGAATCCGGTGCGCGGGCTGTGGGGGCGGCGGTGCTGCCGGCGGGCACGGGGCAGACCGAACTGCAGGTCATCGCCGCGCGCGATATCGGCACGACCGCCTATGCTGGCACGCCGGATTACCTCAAGATCATTCTCGAAAAGGCGGATGAGATGGGGGTGACCCTTGGCATCACCAAAGCGGCCGTGGGCGGGGGGGCGCTGTTCCCGTCCTTGCGTGACTATTACGCAGAGCGGGGGATCACCTGTTTGCAAAGCTATGCAACGGCGGATCTGGGCAACATCGCCTATGAAAGCCCCGCGGCCGAAGGCATGATCGTGGACGAGCAGGTGATCGTCGAGATCGTGACCCCCGGCACCGGCACCCCCGTCGCTCCGGGCGAGGTGGGCGAGGTCGTCGTAACCACCTTGAACCCCGACTATCCGCTGATCCGTTTCGCCACCGGCGACCTGAGCGCCGTACTGCCGGGGGAGTCTCCTTGCGGGCGGACCAATATGCGCATCAAGGGCTGGATGGGCCGTGCGGATCAGACCACCAAGATCAAGGGCATGTTCGTACGCCCCGAACAGGTCGCGGCGCTTGTCGCGCATCACCCTGAGGTCACGAAGGCCCGCGTGGTGGCAAGCCGTGCGAATGAACAGGACGTCATGACCGTGCATCTTGAGACGACGGGTGATGACGCGGACAGCTACGGTGCTTCTGTCGCCGCGCTTCTCAAGCTGAAGGGCAAGGTCGTGCTGGCCGCGCCGGGCAGCCTGCCCAACGACGGATTGGTGATCGAAGACCAGCGCAGCTATGACTGA
- a CDS encoding branched-chain amino acid ABC transporter permease: MPEQLAFTIEVFLNGLMAGVLYALVALGFVLIYKASGIFNYAQGVMALFAALTLAGIIDGQVPFSHLINAILGTDIHHFGWHVPAFLAILLTMVVMIGLAYAVQRLVFRHLVGQEPIILFMATIGLAYFLEGVGDLMWGSDIKSMDVGLPQGLNTWIDDTTFNAFGYGFFIDNLDIVASIIAALLVIGLVMFAQYTKQGRAMRAVADDHQAALSVGVSLNFIWILVWSLAGFVALVAGIMWGTKSGVQFSLSLIALKALPVLMLGGFTSIPGAIVGGLIIGVGEKLFEFLIGAPFLGGATENWFAYMLALIFLVFRPQGLFGEKIIERV, encoded by the coding sequence ATGCCTGAGCAACTGGCCTTTACAATCGAGGTGTTCCTGAACGGGCTTATGGCGGGGGTGCTGTATGCACTGGTCGCCTTGGGGTTTGTTCTGATCTACAAAGCCTCGGGTATTTTTAACTATGCCCAAGGGGTTATGGCGCTGTTTGCGGCCCTAACCCTGGCAGGGATCATTGATGGGCAGGTGCCGTTTAGCCATCTGATCAACGCGATCCTGGGCACGGATATTCACCATTTCGGCTGGCATGTTCCGGCGTTTCTCGCGATTTTGCTGACGATGGTGGTGATGATCGGGCTGGCCTATGCGGTGCAGCGGTTGGTCTTCCGCCATCTGGTCGGGCAAGAGCCGATCATCCTCTTCATGGCGACTATCGGTCTGGCCTATTTCCTGGAAGGGGTGGGCGATCTGATGTGGGGGTCCGACATCAAGTCTATGGATGTGGGGCTGCCGCAGGGGCTGAACACCTGGATCGACGACACCACCTTTAACGCCTTTGGCTACGGGTTCTTTATCGACAATCTGGATATCGTGGCCAGCATCATTGCCGCGTTGCTGGTGATCGGTTTGGTGATGTTCGCGCAGTATACCAAACAGGGCCGCGCCATGCGGGCTGTGGCGGATGACCACCAAGCGGCTTTGTCTGTCGGCGTGTCGCTGAACTTTATCTGGATCCTCGTATGGTCGTTGGCGGGCTTTGTCGCGCTTGTCGCGGGCATCATGTGGGGCACGAAATCGGGCGTTCAATTCTCGCTCTCGCTGATCGCGCTGAAGGCGTTGCCGGTGCTGATGCTGGGGGGGTTCACCTCTATCCCCGGTGCCATCGTGGGCGGCTTGATCATCGGTGTGGGGGAGAAGCTGTTCGAATTCCTGATCGGTGCGCCTTTCCTTGGCGGTGCGACAGAGAACTGGTTCGCCTACATGCTGGCGCTGATCTTTCTGGTGTTCCGTCCGCAGGGCTTGTTCGGGGAGAAGATCATTGAACGTGTGTAG
- a CDS encoding ABC transporter permease, producing the protein MTTQDINTSPAAVKRSRDGVRLLAGVAVAIAATCALPMVAVLLAALVGGTDTVRHLIDTVLLGYAGTTILLVAMVATGTFALGVGTAWLVTMTRFPGARMLEIALVLPLAFPAYVLAYAYTHILDHPGIVQTVLRDITGWGPRDYWFPEIRSLGGAALMLVLVLYPYVYLLARAAFLQQSATTFLAARALGSSAWAAFFKVSLPLARPAIAAGVLLTVMETIADFGTVAYFSVQTFATGIYTSWFSLFDRAGAAQLALCLLSFALLLAMLERIQRGKAQYHDPARRAVAMPPAQLKGWQAAAAMLACGIPVIFGAILPVIVLIWMGIGSEQDLLSPRYLGFIRNSATLAGVAAVLTVAAAVCVGFFQRLRPGKLSFGAGYIARLGYAVPGGVIAVGLMVPFATFDNQLDAWMRSTFDISTGLLVTGSIWLLVAAYMVRFLAAALGAYEGGQAMVHANMDSAARSLGETPVGTLRRVHLPILSPSLLTALLIVFVDVMKELPATLIMRPFNYDTLAVQAYRLASDERLDGAAVPSLVIVAMGLLPVILICRQVGRQK; encoded by the coding sequence ATGACGACACAGGATATCAATACAAGCCCCGCCGCCGTGAAAAGATCGCGGGACGGCGTGCGTTTGCTGGCGGGGGTTGCGGTCGCGATTGCGGCGACCTGTGCCTTGCCGATGGTTGCCGTTTTGCTGGCCGCGCTGGTCGGGGGCACCGATACCGTGCGCCACCTGATCGATACGGTGCTGCTGGGGTACGCGGGCACAACCATTCTGTTGGTCGCAATGGTGGCCACGGGAACCTTTGCATTGGGCGTGGGGACCGCGTGGCTGGTGACCATGACCCGCTTCCCCGGTGCCCGCATGCTTGAAATCGCGCTGGTGCTGCCGCTGGCCTTTCCCGCCTATGTGCTGGCCTATGCCTACACGCATATCCTTGACCACCCCGGCATCGTGCAAACGGTACTGCGTGACATTACGGGCTGGGGCCCGCGTGACTACTGGTTCCCGGAAATCCGGTCCCTTGGGGGCGCGGCCTTGATGCTGGTGCTGGTGCTTTATCCCTACGTCTACCTCTTGGCGCGCGCCGCGTTCTTGCAGCAATCCGCCACGACGTTTCTGGCAGCACGTGCCTTGGGTAGCAGTGCCTGGGCCGCCTTCTTCAAGGTGAGCCTGCCGCTGGCCCGACCGGCGATTGCCGCAGGTGTTCTGCTGACCGTCATGGAGACGATCGCCGATTTCGGCACCGTCGCCTATTTCAGTGTGCAGACCTTTGCGACAGGGATCTACACCAGCTGGTTTTCCCTGTTCGACCGTGCCGGTGCGGCGCAGCTTGCACTGTGCTTGCTCAGCTTTGCGCTGCTGCTTGCGATGCTAGAGCGTATCCAGCGCGGCAAGGCGCAATACCACGATCCGGCGCGTCGTGCCGTGGCGATGCCGCCCGCGCAGCTCAAAGGGTGGCAGGCCGCCGCCGCGATGCTGGCCTGCGGTATTCCCGTTATCTTTGGGGCGATTCTGCCGGTGATCGTGCTGATCTGGATGGGCATCGGATCAGAGCAAGACCTGCTGAGCCCGCGCTATCTGGGCTTCATCCGCAACTCTGCCACGCTGGCGGGGGTGGCGGCGGTGCTTACCGTGGCCGCTGCGGTCTGCGTGGGGTTCTTCCAGCGGTTGCGGCCGGGCAAGCTGTCGTTCGGTGCGGGCTATATCGCGCGCTTGGGCTATGCGGTGCCGGGCGGGGTGATTGCCGTGGGGCTGATGGTGCCCTTTGCGACCTTTGACAACCAGCTTGATGCTTGGATGCGTAGCACCTTCGACATATCGACTGGCCTGCTGGTGACGGGCTCGATCTGGCTGCTCGTCGCCGCCTATATGGTCCGCTTCCTTGCGGCGGCTCTGGGGGCGTATGAGGGCGGGCAGGCGATGGTGCATGCCAATATGGACTCTGCCGCACGGTCGCTGGGGGAAACCCCCGTGGGTACGCTGCGCCGTGTGCATCTACCGATCCTGTCGCCAAGCCTGCTGACCGCGTTGCTGATCGTTTTCGTCGATGTGATGAAAGAGCTGCCTGCAACGCTGATCATGCGGCCGTTCAACTACGACACGCTGGCGGTACAGGCCTACCGGCTGGCAAGCGACGAACGGCTGGACGGCGCGGCGGTGCCGAGCCTTGTGATCGTGGCAATGGGATTGCTCCCCGTGATCCTGATCTGCCGTCAGGTCGGACGGCAGAAATAA
- a CDS encoding ABC transporter ATP-binding protein, producing the protein MTDGYVTADGRQIGPVVMEMKNITLRFGGVEAIKDISFDIRQGEIRAIIGPNGAGKSSMLNVISGFYVPQEGEVWYKGAPRPSMKPYEVAQQGIARTFQNIALFEGMSVLDNVMTGRLTNMKTGMFWQSIWKGKAEREETANREVAEKIIDFLEIQAIRKTPVSRLPYGLKKRVELARALAAEPSILLLDEPMAGMNVEEKEDMSRFILDVNDEFGTTIALIEHDMGVVMDLSDRVVVMDYGKKIGDGTPSEVRNNQDVIDAYLGVAHD; encoded by the coding sequence ATGACCGACGGCTATGTCACAGCGGATGGGCGCCAGATTGGCCCCGTTGTGATGGAAATGAAAAACATCACCCTGCGGTTCGGTGGGGTGGAGGCGATCAAGGACATCTCCTTCGATATCCGTCAGGGCGAGATCCGCGCGATCATCGGGCCGAACGGCGCGGGCAAATCATCCATGCTGAACGTGATCAGCGGGTTCTATGTGCCGCAGGAAGGCGAGGTTTGGTACAAGGGGGCCCCACGTCCGTCGATGAAACCTTACGAGGTGGCGCAGCAGGGGATCGCACGCACCTTCCAGAACATCGCCCTGTTCGAAGGGATGTCGGTGCTGGACAACGTCATGACGGGACGTTTGACCAATATGAAGACCGGCATGTTCTGGCAGTCGATCTGGAAGGGCAAAGCGGAGCGCGAAGAGACCGCGAACCGCGAAGTCGCCGAAAAGATCATCGATTTCCTTGAGATTCAGGCGATCCGCAAGACGCCCGTGTCGCGTCTGCCCTACGGCTTGAAGAAACGGGTCGAACTGGCCCGCGCGCTGGCCGCCGAGCCGTCGATCCTGCTGCTGGATGAACCGATGGCGGGCATGAACGTCGAGGAAAAAGAGGACATGAGCCGCTTTATTCTGGATGTGAACGATGAATTCGGCACGACAATTGCCCTGATCGAACACGATATGGGCGTTGTGATGGACCTGAGCGACCGTGTGGTTGTGATGGATTACGGCAAGAAGATCGGCGACGGCACCCCGAGCGAGGTGCGCAACAACCAAGACGTGATCGACGCATATCTGGGGGTTGCCCATGACTGA
- a CDS encoding AMP-binding protein, with amino-acid sequence MAHTLVSADGPQSVPALLHRNAKQFANAPAYREKEYGIWQSWTWAQTRDEVEALALGLLELGANEGDFIAIIGRNRPYLYWAMMAAEMVGAVPVPLYQDANAEEMAYVLDHCGARFAIVGDQEQVDKVLDVQDQLTQFERMIYLDPRGLRKYDHAALDQYSAVQDMGRKARGKHMQELEARQAKLDYDSTGVMLYTSGTTGKPKGVVLSNRNIIETAKSSSDFDKLRQTDDILAYLPMAWVGDFIFSVGQALWTGFCTNCPESADTMHVDLREIGPTYYFAPPRVFETQLTSVMIRMEDASRFKKWLFDKFMAHARKVGPAILDGKSVGAMDRAKYALGELMIYGPLKNTLGLSRVRVGYTAGEAIGPEIFDFYRSLGINLKQLYGQTEATVFITAQPDGEVRSDTVGVTCPGVELKIAENGEVYYRSPGVFVEYYKNPESTADTKDAEGWVATGDAGFIEESSGHLRIIDRAKDVGKMADGSLFAPKYVENKLKFFPNILEAVVFGNGRDECTAFINIDLTAVGNWAERNNIGYASYQELARHPQVMDTIQSHVEEVNASIAEDEMLSGCQVHRFVVLHKELDADDGELTRTRKVRRKVIGDKFDDIITALYDGSPSVSTVTEVTYEDGRKGSISATLEVRDAKVFADTRKMAAQ; translated from the coding sequence TTGGCTCACACGCTCGTGAGCGCCGACGGACCGCAATCGGTTCCGGCGCTGCTGCATCGTAATGCAAAGCAATTTGCGAACGCGCCTGCGTATCGCGAAAAGGAATATGGCATCTGGCAAAGCTGGACGTGGGCACAGACCCGCGACGAGGTCGAGGCGCTTGCGCTTGGCCTGCTGGAGCTTGGCGCGAACGAGGGTGACTTTATCGCCATCATCGGTCGCAACCGTCCCTATCTCTATTGGGCCATGATGGCCGCAGAGATGGTCGGTGCCGTGCCTGTGCCGCTTTATCAGGACGCCAACGCCGAAGAGATGGCCTATGTGCTGGATCATTGCGGTGCGCGTTTTGCCATCGTGGGCGATCAGGAACAGGTCGACAAGGTGCTGGATGTTCAGGATCAGCTGACTCAGTTCGAACGCATGATCTATCTTGATCCACGCGGTTTGCGCAAATACGACCACGCCGCGCTGGACCAGTATAGCGCCGTCCAGGACATGGGCCGCAAGGCGCGCGGCAAGCATATGCAGGAGCTTGAGGCGCGTCAGGCCAAGCTGGATTACGACAGCACGGGCGTCATGCTTTATACCTCTGGCACCACGGGTAAGCCCAAGGGGGTGGTGCTGAGCAACCGCAACATTATCGAGACAGCCAAATCGTCCTCTGACTTCGACAAGCTGCGTCAGACCGATGATATTCTGGCCTATCTGCCGATGGCCTGGGTGGGGGATTTCATCTTTTCCGTCGGACAGGCACTATGGACGGGGTTCTGCACGAACTGCCCTGAAAGCGCGGACACGATGCACGTGGACCTGCGCGAGATCGGCCCGACCTATTATTTCGCCCCACCACGCGTGTTCGAAACCCAGCTGACATCGGTGATGATCCGGATGGAGGACGCGAGCCGTTTCAAAAAGTGGCTGTTCGACAAATTCATGGCCCATGCGCGCAAGGTGGGCCCCGCCATTCTGGACGGTAAATCCGTCGGTGCGATGGACCGCGCGAAATATGCCCTGGGCGAGCTGATGATCTATGGCCCGCTGAAAAACACGCTTGGCCTCAGCCGCGTGCGCGTCGGTTATACCGCGGGCGAGGCGATCGGGCCGGAGATCTTCGACTTCTATCGCTCGCTCGGGATCAACTTGAAACAGCTTTACGGACAAACAGAGGCGACGGTGTTTATCACCGCGCAGCCGGACGGCGAAGTGCGTAGTGACACGGTCGGTGTGACCTGCCCCGGCGTAGAGCTCAAGATCGCTGAGAATGGCGAAGTCTACTACCGCAGCCCCGGCGTTTTCGTCGAGTATTACAAAAACCCCGAGAGCACCGCAGATACCAAGGATGCCGAAGGTTGGGTCGCGACCGGTGACGCTGGCTTTATCGAGGAAAGCTCGGGCCACCTGCGCATCATCGACCGCGCCAAAGACGTTGGTAAAATGGCCGATGGCAGCCTGTTCGCGCCGAAATACGTGGAAAACAAGCTGAAGTTCTTTCCCAACATCCTTGAAGCTGTGGTCTTCGGGAACGGGCGCGACGAATGCACCGCCTTCATCAATATCGACCTGACCGCAGTCGGAAACTGGGCCGAGCGTAACAACATCGGCTATGCGTCCTATCAGGAACTGGCGCGGCATCCGCAGGTGATGGACACAATCCAGAGCCATGTGGAAGAGGTCAACGCCTCTATCGCCGAAGATGAAATGCTGTCGGGCTGTCAGGTGCATCGCTTTGTCGTGCTGCACAAGGAACTTGATGCCGATGACGGAGAGCTGACGCGCACGCGCAAAGTCCGTCGCAAGGTCATCGGCGACAAGTTCGATGATATCATCACCGCGCTCTACGACGGGTCGCCCTCTGTCAGCACGGTCACCGAAGTGACCTATGAAGACGGGCGCAAGGGGTCGATCTCGGCCACGCTGGAGGTGCGCGACGCCAAGGTGTTCGCAGACACCCGCAAGATGGCCGCGCAATGA
- a CDS encoding branched-chain amino acid ABC transporter permease, producing MFYREAGDFSASYEEDSQTFPIKFDRYRYYLVLFIAIAVIPFVINDYWVNSLFLPFLIYAIAAIGLNILVGYCGQVSLGTGGFMAVGAYACYKFMTAFPEVSMLVHVLLSGLVTAGVGVLFGLPSLRIKGFYLAVATLAAQFFLVWLFNRVPWFYNYSASGQISAPERTFFGIEITGPNTQAWATYLFCLMFVIFSAYVARNLTRGSVGRKWMAIRDMDIAAEIIGVNPLRAKLTAFAVSSFFIGISGALFFAVYLGAVEVGEAFGIQKSFLVLFMIIIGGLGSIFGSFAGAAFLVLLPVALKIVGVDWLGWPTDIVAHLQLVIVGGLIIIFLIAEPHGLAQLWRVAKEKLRLWPFPH from the coding sequence ATGTTCTATCGTGAAGCCGGGGATTTCAGCGCCTCATACGAAGAAGACAGCCAGACGTTTCCGATCAAGTTCGACCGGTATCGCTATTATCTGGTGTTGTTCATCGCCATTGCCGTGATCCCGTTTGTGATCAATGACTATTGGGTGAACTCGCTGTTCCTGCCGTTCCTGATCTACGCCATCGCGGCGATCGGGCTGAACATTCTGGTGGGCTATTGCGGGCAGGTGAGCTTGGGGACCGGTGGCTTTATGGCCGTGGGGGCCTATGCCTGCTACAAGTTCATGACCGCCTTTCCCGAAGTGAGCATGCTGGTGCATGTGTTGCTATCGGGGCTGGTGACCGCCGGTGTCGGCGTGTTGTTCGGCCTGCCATCGCTGCGGATCAAAGGGTTCTATCTGGCCGTGGCAACGCTGGCGGCGCAGTTCTTTCTGGTCTGGCTGTTCAACCGTGTGCCGTGGTTCTACAACTACTCTGCCTCAGGCCAGATCAGCGCGCCGGAGCGGACATTCTTCGGGATCGAGATCACCGGACCGAATACGCAGGCCTGGGCGACCTATCTGTTCTGCCTGATGTTCGTGATCTTCAGCGCCTATGTGGCACGCAACCTGACCCGTGGGTCGGTGGGGCGCAAATGGATGGCGATCCGGGATATGGACATCGCCGCCGAGATCATCGGGGTGAACCCGCTGCGCGCGAAACTGACGGCCTTTGCGGTCAGCTCTTTCTTCATCGGCATCTCGGGGGCGCTGTTCTTTGCTGTCTATCTGGGGGCGGTCGAAGTGGGCGAGGCCTTTGGCATCCAGAAATCGTTCCTTGTGCTCTTTATGATCATCATCGGCGGGCTGGGATCGATCTTTGGCAGCTTTGCCGGGGCCGCGTTCCTTGTGCTCTTGCCGGTCGCGTTGAAAATTGTGGGCGTCGACTGGTTAGGCTGGCCGACGGATATCGTGGCGCATTTGCAGCTTGTGATCGTGGGCGGGTTGATCATCATCTTCCTGATCGCGGAACCGCATGGGTTGGCCCAGTTGTGGCGCGTCGCCAAGGAAAAACTGAGATTGTGGCCCTTCCCGCACTAG
- a CDS encoding ABC transporter substrate-binding protein has protein sequence MKLKMTTLALGAALAAGPAMAELVFPSLSYRTGPYAANGIPFADGYADYFTLLNERDGGIGGEPIRMIECETGYNTEKGVECYESTKGEGALVYQPLSTGITYQLIPKATADGIPVHSMGYGRTSAKDGSVFKNIFNYPTNYWDGASVAIKHLLDLNGGSLEGKKIALVYHNSAYGKEPIRTLEELGKKHGFELSLLPVDHPGQEQKSQWLQIRREKPDNVIMYGWGVMNQVAVQEAANIRYPMDQFIGIWWSGSENDVRPAGDKANGYKALTFHNVGDDFPVFDDIQKHVVDTGKAAGAGDQIGTALYNRGLYAAMLAAEAAKTAQGIHDTKALTPAQMRDGMEALEITEAKMADLGLPNFGPEFTVSCENHGGNGFGAVAQWDAAADSWSLITDYIQSDQDVLAPLVTEDAQAFAAESGIEPSC, from the coding sequence ATGAAACTGAAGATGACTACGTTGGCGCTTGGCGCTGCTCTGGCTGCGGGCCCCGCAATGGCAGAGCTTGTATTCCCGTCGCTCAGCTATCGCACGGGCCCTTATGCGGCAAACGGGATTCCCTTTGCCGACGGCTATGCGGATTACTTTACGCTGCTGAACGAACGTGATGGCGGTATCGGTGGCGAACCGATCCGGATGATCGAATGTGAAACCGGCTATAACACCGAAAAGGGTGTGGAATGCTATGAAAGCACCAAGGGCGAAGGCGCGCTGGTCTATCAACCGCTGTCAACCGGCATCACCTATCAGCTGATCCCCAAAGCGACGGCAGATGGCATCCCTGTCCACTCTATGGGGTATGGCCGGACATCGGCGAAAGACGGGTCGGTGTTCAAGAATATCTTCAACTACCCCACCAACTACTGGGACGGCGCTTCGGTCGCGATCAAGCACCTGCTGGATCTGAACGGTGGCAGCCTTGAAGGCAAGAAGATCGCGCTGGTCTATCACAACTCTGCCTACGGCAAAGAGCCGATCCGCACCCTGGAAGAACTGGGCAAAAAACACGGGTTCGAACTGTCCTTGCTGCCTGTTGACCACCCCGGTCAGGAACAGAAATCCCAGTGGTTGCAGATCCGTCGTGAAAAGCCGGACAATGTGATCATGTACGGTTGGGGTGTGATGAACCAGGTCGCCGTGCAGGAAGCCGCGAACATCCGCTATCCGATGGATCAGTTCATCGGCATCTGGTGGTCCGGTTCCGAAAACGACGTTCGTCCAGCGGGTGACAAAGCCAATGGCTACAAGGCGCTGACATTCCACAACGTGGGCGATGACTTCCCCGTGTTCGACGACATCCAGAAGCATGTTGTTGATACTGGCAAGGCCGCAGGTGCGGGCGACCAGATTGGGACCGCTTTGTATAACCGCGGTCTTTATGCGGCGATGCTGGCTGCCGAAGCTGCCAAAACGGCGCAGGGCATCCACGACACCAAGGCGCTGACACCGGCGCAGATGCGTGACGGCATGGAAGCACTGGAAATCACCGAAGCCAAAATGGCGGATCTGGGTCTGCCGAACTTTGGTCCAGAGTTCACGGTGTCTTGTGAAAACCACGGTGGGAACGGCTTTGGTGCCGTGGCGCAGTGGGATGCTGCTGCCGACAGCTGGAGCCTGATCACTGACTACATCCAGTCGGACCAAGACGTGCTGGCCCCGCTGGTGACCGAAGATGCGCAGGCCTTTGCCGCGGAATCCGGTATCGAACCCAGCTGCTAA